A genomic region of Phragmites australis chromosome 2, lpPhrAust1.1, whole genome shotgun sequence contains the following coding sequences:
- the LOC133900772 gene encoding uncharacterized protein LOC133900772 isoform X2 — protein MAALYYHSAAGKANLEALAPSSPSLGLRPSQSKVHLISSSRWWMRRRRWEGKASRSISSRARAGARPALFSPVAMDWQECTLNKCRLALDKAGFCRAQRVDAPFPNCIFVTEKAFFHHEAEALCCGEKFLQFGYGLKQQMLMCICNRQGFINTTILSLIRILDAQRLSFYLALYVPAEYCIMHDS, from the exons atgGCTGCCTTGTACTACCACTCGGCCGCCGGGAAGGCGAACCTTGAGGCGCTCGCCCCGTCCTCGCCATCTCTAGGCCTGCGGCCATCGCAGAGCAAGGTACATctcatcagcagcagcaggtggtggatgcggaggagaagatGGGAGGGGAAGGCGAGCAGAAGCATCAGCAGCAGGGCAAGAGCAGGAGCAAGGCCCGCCTTGTTCTCTCCTGTGGCCATGGACTGGCAGGAGTGCAC CCTCAACAAGTGCAGGCTTGCATTGGATAAGGCTGGATTTTGTAGGGCCCAGCGTGTAGATGCTCCATTTCCAAACTGTATCTTTGTGACTGAGAAAGCTTTCTTCCATCATGAGGCAGAGGCTCTTTGTTGTGGGGAGAAATTTCTGCAATTTGGCTATGGCTTGAAGCAACAAATGTTGATGTGTATTTGCAATAGGCAAGGCTTTATAAATACGACCATATTAAGTCTGATCAGAATTCTAGATGCGCAGAGACTGTCGTTTTACCTTGCTTTATATGTGCCTGCTGAGTACTGTATTATGCATGACTCTTGA
- the LOC133900772 gene encoding uncharacterized protein LOC133900772 isoform X1 has translation MAALYYHSAAGKANLEALAPSSPSLGLRPSQSKVHLISSSRWWMRRRRWEGKASRSISSRARAGARPALFSPVAMDWQECTTELEVDVPCSVAYQCYSERETIPQWMPFISSVKVLEDKPDLSRWTLKYEVLGRNVEFSWLARNMTPIKNQKIHWRSLEGLPNRGAVRFFPKSSSSCRVQLTVAYEVPEILAPIASALKPFLESLLLKGLERFATFAKERNSKIPQP, from the exons atgGCTGCCTTGTACTACCACTCGGCCGCCGGGAAGGCGAACCTTGAGGCGCTCGCCCCGTCCTCGCCATCTCTAGGCCTGCGGCCATCGCAGAGCAAGGTACATctcatcagcagcagcaggtggtggatgcggaggagaagatGGGAGGGGAAGGCGAGCAGAAGCATCAGCAGCAGGGCAAGAGCAGGAGCAAGGCCCGCCTTGTTCTCTCCTGTGGCCATGGACTGGCAGGAGTGCAC CACTGAGCTTGAAGTTGACGTTCCATGTTCAGTGGCCTATCAGTGTTACTCAGAGCGTGAGACCATTCCTCAGTGGATGCCATTCATCTCGTCTGTTAAG GTCCTTGAAGATAAACCAGATCTTTCACGCTGGACTTTGAAGTATGAGGTACTTGGTCGGAATGTAGAATTTTCTTGGCTTGCTCGAAACATGACG CctattaaaaatcaaaagatCCATTGGCGATCTCTTGAAGGTCTTCCTAATAG AGGTGCTGTCCGATTCTTCCCCAAAAGCTCTTCCTCGTGTAGAGTACAA CTGACTGTGGCATATGAAGTCCCTGAAATTTTGGCCCCGATCGCATCA GCATTGAAACCGTTTCTGGAAAGCTTGCTTCTGAAAGGTTTGGAACGCTTTGCGACCTTCGCGAAAGAGCGTAACAGCAAGATCCCTCAGCCTTGA
- the LOC133900788 gene encoding dihydrolipoyl dehydrogenase 1, mitochondrial-like translates to MVLAILARRRAAEAVLRRPHAAAAFSAWRAYAAAAAAGEESDVVVVGGGPGGYVAAIKAAQLGLKTTCIEKRGTLGGTCLNVGCIPSKALLHSSHMYHEAKSSFAHHGVKFSNLEVDLPAMMSQKDKAVAGLTKGIEGLFKKNKVTYVKGFGKLASPSEVSVDLIDGGSTVVKGKNIIIATGSDVKSLPGITIDEKKIVSSTGALCLSEIPKKLVVIGAGYIGLEMGSVWNRLGSEVTVVEFASDIVPSMDGEVRKQFQRMLEKQKMKFMLKTKVVGVDTSGDGVKLTLEPAAGGEQSTLEADIVLVSAGRTPYTSGIGLDTIGVETDKAGRILVDKRFMTNVKGVYAIGDAIPGPMLAHKAEEDGVACVEFIAGKEGHVDYDTVPGVVYTHPEVASVGKTEEQVKAEGIAYRVGKFPLLANSRAKAIDDAEGIVKVVAEKETDKILGVHIMAPNAGEIIHEAVLALQYGASSEDVARTCHAHPTVSEALKEACLQTFSKAIHI, encoded by the exons TGTGGTGGTGGGCGGAGGGCCCGGCGGGTACGTGGCGGCGATCAAGGCGGCGCAGCTGGGGCTCAAGACCACCTGCATCGAGAAGAGGGGCACCCTCGGCGGGACCTGCCTCAACGTCGGCTGCATCCCGTCCAAG GCTCTTCTGCACTCATCACATATGTACCATGAAGCAAAGAGTTCTTTTGCTCACCATGGAGTTAAGTTCTCAAATCTGGAAGTGGATCTCCCAGCCATGATGTCTCAGAAAGACAAGGCTGTGGCAGGACTAACAAAAGGGATTGAAGGGCTCTTTAAAAAGAATAAGGTGACGTACGTTAAAGGCTTTGGGAAATTAGCTTCCCCCTCGGAAGTGTCAGTTGATTTGATTGATGGTGGTAGCACTGTTGTCAAAGGGAAAAACATAATCATCGCAACTGGGTCAGATGTAAAATCACTACCTGGAATCACTATTGATGAGAAGAAAATTGTTTCATCTACTGGTGCTTTGTGCTTGTCAGAAATCCCAAAGAAATTGGTGGTAATCGGAGCAGGTTATATTGGCCTGGAGATGGGTTCAGTCTGGAATCGGCTTGGTTCAGAGGTCACTGTTGTTGAATTTGCGTCGGATATAGTCCCATCAATGGATGGCGAGGTCAGGAAGCAGTTCCAACGCATGTTGGAGAAGCAGAAGATGAAGTTCATGCTCAAGACAAAGGTAGTTGGGGTTGATACCAGTGGAGATGGCGTAAAGCTAACTCTTGAGCCTGCAGCTGGTGGTGAGCAGAGCACCCTTGAAGCAGACATTGTCCTTGTCTCTGCTGGCAGAACCCCATATACTTCTGGGATCGGGCTGGACACTATTGGTGTTGAGACAGACAAGGCTGGCAGGATCCTCGTTGATAAGCGCTTCATGACGAATGTGAAGGGAGTCTATGCAATTGGGGATGCCATCCCTGGGCCCATGCTTGCACATAAAGCTGAAGAGGATGGTGTCGCATGTGTCGAGTTCATTGCTGGAAAGGAAGGCCATGTTGATTATGACACAGTGCCTGGTGTGGTGTATACACATCCGGAGGTTGCATCTGTTGGCAAGACTGAGGAGCAGGTGAAGGCTGAAGGAATTGCCTATCGCGTTGGCAAATTCCCTCTGCTGGCAAACAGCCGTGCAAAGGCCATCGATGATGCTGAGGGGATAGTCAAGGTGGTGGCTGAGAAGGAAACTGACAAGATTCTTGGTGTGCACATAATGGCGCCCAATGCTGGTGAAATCATCCACGAAGCTGTGCTCGCCTTGCAGTATGGAGCATCGAGCGAGGATGTTGCTCGTACATGCCATGCACATCCCACTGTGAGCGAAGCCCTGAAGGAGGCTTGTTTGCAAACCTTCTCGAAAGCCATCCACATATGA